Part of the Chloroflexota bacterium genome is shown below.
GGGGGAACGAGGGGGTGAGGTCGCCCACGCCCACCTCACCGATTCAGCATCTCCCGATAGACGCGGTAGGTCTTCTGGGCCACCTGCGCGTGCGTGAACTCGGCCAGGACGCGCGCCCTCCCGGCCCCCGCCAGATGCCCCCGCAGGTCGCGGTCGTCGCGCAGCCGGACGAGCGCCGCCCGCAACGCCTCCACGTCGCCCTCCGGGAAGACCAGCCCGGCCTCGCCGATGACGTTGGGAATCTCACCGCTGTCGGAGCCGACGACGGGCACGCCGCACGCCATGGCCTCTATGAGCACGCGCCCGAACTGCTCCTTCCAGTTGGGGCGCGTGAGCGAGGGAAGCACCAGCGCGTGCAGCCGCCGCAGGTAGGCGGGCATCTCCACCGAAGGCACCCGCGAGTAGAAGGCCACTCGCGACGCGAGCCCCATCGCCTGCGCCCGAGCCTCCAGTTCCGCGCGAGCGGGGCCGTCGCCCAGGTACACCAGCCGCCAGTCTCCATCCATCCCCGCCATGGCCTCCAATAGCAGCGCCACGCCCTTCTCCGGCACCATCCTCCCGATGAACCCCACGGTGAAGGGCAAGGCGGGGTCGGGCAGGTTCTCGTCGGGCGCGAACCGCTCGGTGTCCACGCCGAACTGCGGGATGACGGCAATCGGCCCCGAGAACCCCTTGGCCCGCAGCACGGCGACGGCCTCCCGATTCCCCGCGATGGCATAGGCCGCGTGGCGGTAGTTGTACGCCTCCATCCAGCGGAAGGGGGGCGGGTAGCGCCGCAGGATGTTCTGCCACGTGAAGAACAGTGCCCTCGCGCCGACCGCACGTGAAAGGCGCATCGCCTGCCACGTGGCCAGATTGTAGGGCTCCTCGTCTATGTGCACGATGTCGGGGCGAAAGGCGCGCACGTGGCGGCCGAGCGTGGGGTAGAAGTGCAGGTGGTAGTTCCCGTTGAACGCGATGGGGATGGCCTCCAGGTCGTAGCCCTCGGTGTGCGCGCGCTCCAGGGGCACGCGCCCGCCGCGATCATTCCACGCGGGCGGCACCAGCACC
Proteins encoded:
- a CDS encoding glycosyltransferase family 4 protein, which produces MRVLMISKACLVGIYQRKMEELARVPDMTLKVLVPPAWNDRGGRVPLERAHTEGYDLEAIPIAFNGNYHLHFYPTLGRHVRAFRPDIVHIDEEPYNLATWQAMRLSRAVGARALFFTWQNILRRYPPPFRWMEAYNYRHAAYAIAGNREAVAVLRAKGFSGPIAVIPQFGVDTERFAPDENLPDPALPFTVGFIGRMVPEKGVALLLEAMAGMDGDWRLVYLGDGPARAELEARAQAMGLASRVAFYSRVPSVEMPAYLRRLHALVLPSLTRPNWKEQFGRVLIEAMACGVPVVGSDSGEIPNVIGEAGLVFPEGDVEALRAALVRLRDDRDLRGHLAGAGRARVLAEFTHAQVAQKTYRVYREMLNR